In Ancalomicrobiaceae bacterium S20, the following proteins share a genomic window:
- a CDS encoding YitT family protein, which yields MSDASADSLPHMPDVVADPRRHGLWDDLFAGVTGTALVALGFHMLQRGGLAIGGTAGLSLLIHYATHLPLGVLFFLVNLPFYVFSYLAVGRAFTLRTFVAVTVLSGEAMLLPKLMSFGTIEPIFAAGMGGLLVGVGLLVLMRHRSSLGGFGILAFYLQETRGWSAGKVQMALDCVVVALAFFVLDPITIAISVFGAVVLNLVLALNHKPGRYVGF from the coding sequence ATGTCCGACGCGTCGGCCGACAGTCTTCCGCATATGCCCGATGTTGTCGCCGATCCGCGGCGGCATGGGCTCTGGGACGATCTGTTCGCCGGTGTCACCGGCACCGCACTGGTCGCGCTCGGCTTCCACATGCTGCAACGCGGCGGGCTCGCCATCGGCGGCACCGCCGGGCTCTCGCTCCTAATCCACTACGCGACGCATCTGCCGCTCGGCGTGCTGTTCTTTCTGGTGAACCTGCCTTTCTACGTCTTCTCGTATCTCGCGGTCGGCCGCGCCTTCACGCTGCGTACCTTCGTCGCCGTGACCGTGCTGTCGGGGGAGGCGATGCTGCTGCCGAAGCTCATGTCCTTCGGCACCATCGAACCGATCTTCGCGGCCGGCATGGGCGGACTGCTCGTCGGCGTCGGGCTGCTCGTACTGATGCGACACCGCTCGAGCCTCGGCGGCTTCGGCATTCTCGCGTTCTATCTGCAGGAGACGCGCGGCTGGAGCGCGGGCAAGGTGCAAATGGCGCTCGACTGCGTGGTCGTTGCGCTCGCCTTCTTCGTGCTCGATCCGATCACGATCGCGATCTCGGTGTTCGGCGCGGTGGTGCTCAATCTCGTGCTGGCGCTCAATCACAAGCCGGGCCGCTACGTCGGCTTCTGA
- the aroQ gene encoding gamma subclass chorismate mutase AroQ: MAAHSIDRRGLLAFAATFALAGPAVAVTPLDAAAPLVVVIRQRLDVAPGVAKSKWNTKGSIEDLEREKALIDKVAADAPAQGLDPAHATRFLRAQIEASKVIQAGLFSEWTRTDHGPFADAPDLKTEIRPILDRITPEFLRLLGPALDTLRRSGPRTLLDAARQDLPMFAPRQDNALFAAAIAVGIAPLVEWARG; the protein is encoded by the coding sequence ATGGCCGCTCACTCCATTGATCGCCGCGGCTTGCTCGCTTTCGCCGCGACTTTTGCGCTTGCCGGCCCCGCCGTCGCCGTCACGCCGCTCGACGCCGCGGCGCCGCTGGTCGTGGTGATCCGCCAGCGCCTCGACGTCGCGCCGGGCGTCGCCAAGTCGAAATGGAACACCAAGGGATCGATCGAGGATCTCGAGCGCGAAAAGGCGCTCATCGACAAGGTCGCGGCCGACGCCCCGGCGCAGGGTCTCGACCCGGCACACGCGACGCGGTTTCTGCGCGCGCAGATCGAGGCCTCGAAGGTGATCCAGGCCGGGCTGTTTTCCGAATGGACGCGCACCGATCATGGTCCCTTCGCCGACGCCCCGGACCTGAAGACCGAAATCCGGCCGATCCTCGACCGCATCACGCCGGAGTTCCTGCGCCTGCTCGGGCCGGCGCTGGACACGCTGCGCCGGAGCGGCCCGCGCACGCTGCTGGACGCCGCACGTCAGGATCTGCCCATGTTCGCGCCGCGCCAGGACAACGCGCTGTTCGCGGCCGCGATCGCGGTCGGTATCGCCCCGCTCGTCGAGTGGGCGCGCGGCTGA
- a CDS encoding M23 family metallopeptidase, with protein sequence MHIGHRPAPDDTIDLGDEPPLLIDGGAAVFDRRALSLRWLAGTVLTGLTSAFLMGGALFVALDGRHTLAATPAEFIGPTGKPIEPIARVAGPNGVLAKADRLRMANEQFATRQVLNLSTMTRIGDKDMVRVRPFVRVNASLSLKKTDTQANIPPFNPLKVFADTDILPGRRVSTAKNPAFYDAMVEGEVALRTRDLPQDTAQFDTDIAMGSGEVERIVRDQARFLSDGSVQIAALPVSQDGRYEFKLGQPGLNSIMALRIVPENVSFYAKSDAEKAGQQQQLGLDEKIVTVDQRDSLRSILRDNAADDKMIGEITRALQKSFDLKQVEPGMRVRIGLAKIDDTGKPKPVRISIYNQTTHIGTVALDDIGSFVGAEEPGINDAVAAEDDDETNDGDTPTLYYSLYQTALDNQVPTRLIRDLVQIYSYDLDFNQRVKQGDSFEVFYSMGDDNDPNAPQEILYAGVNVKGQFKRYYRYRSPDDGTVDYYDEAGRSAKKFLVRKPMDGGILRSGFGGRRHPILGYYRMHTGVDWAYPHGTPVLASGNGTVESAGWKGGYGRYVRLQHNNGYETGYGHLSGFAKGIAPGVKVRQGQVIGYVGSTGMSTGPHLHYEVLINQAYVDPLRVKLPRGKELGGTMLADFRKERERIDALISKSTTPSKVAGAN encoded by the coding sequence ATGCATATCGGCCACCGGCCCGCTCCCGACGACACGATCGACCTCGGCGACGAGCCCCCGCTCCTCATCGATGGCGGCGCAGCGGTGTTCGATCGCCGCGCGCTGTCGTTGCGCTGGCTCGCCGGCACGGTTCTGACCGGACTGACCAGCGCCTTCCTGATGGGCGGCGCGCTGTTCGTCGCGCTCGACGGCCGGCACACGCTGGCGGCGACCCCGGCCGAATTCATCGGACCGACCGGCAAGCCGATCGAGCCGATCGCGCGCGTCGCCGGCCCGAACGGCGTCCTCGCCAAGGCCGACCGCCTGCGCATGGCCAACGAGCAGTTCGCGACCCGTCAGGTGCTGAACCTGTCGACCATGACCCGCATCGGCGACAAGGACATGGTACGCGTGCGCCCGTTCGTGCGCGTGAACGCGTCGCTGTCGCTGAAGAAGACCGACACGCAGGCGAACATCCCGCCCTTCAATCCGCTCAAGGTCTTCGCGGATACCGACATTCTGCCGGGGCGCCGCGTGTCGACCGCCAAGAACCCGGCCTTCTACGACGCGATGGTCGAGGGCGAGGTCGCGCTTCGCACGCGCGACCTGCCGCAGGATACGGCCCAGTTCGATACCGATATCGCCATGGGATCGGGCGAGGTCGAGCGCATCGTGCGTGATCAGGCGCGTTTCCTGTCCGACGGCAGCGTGCAGATCGCCGCCCTGCCGGTCTCGCAGGACGGCCGCTACGAGTTCAAGCTCGGCCAGCCGGGCCTCAACTCGATCATGGCGCTCCGGATCGTGCCGGAGAACGTCTCGTTCTACGCCAAGTCCGACGCGGAGAAGGCAGGCCAGCAGCAACAGCTCGGTCTCGACGAGAAGATCGTCACGGTCGACCAGCGCGACAGCCTGCGATCGATCCTGCGCGACAACGCCGCCGACGACAAGATGATCGGCGAGATCACCCGCGCGCTTCAGAAGAGCTTCGACCTGAAGCAGGTCGAGCCGGGGATGCGGGTGCGCATCGGTCTCGCCAAGATCGACGACACCGGCAAGCCGAAACCGGTGCGTATCTCGATCTACAACCAGACCACCCACATCGGCACCGTCGCGCTCGACGACATCGGCAGCTTCGTCGGCGCCGAGGAGCCGGGCATCAACGATGCGGTCGCCGCCGAGGACGACGACGAGACCAACGACGGCGATACGCCGACGCTCTACTACAGCCTCTATCAGACCGCGCTCGACAACCAGGTTCCGACCCGGCTGATCCGCGATCTGGTGCAGATCTACTCCTACGACCTCGATTTCAACCAGCGCGTCAAGCAGGGCGACAGCTTCGAGGTCTTTTACTCGATGGGCGACGACAACGACCCGAACGCGCCGCAGGAGATCCTCTACGCCGGCGTCAACGTGAAGGGTCAGTTCAAGCGCTACTATCGCTATCGCTCGCCGGACGACGGCACGGTCGACTATTACGACGAGGCCGGCAGAAGCGCGAAGAAGTTCCTGGTCCGCAAGCCGATGGACGGCGGCATCCTGCGCTCCGGCTTCGGCGGCCGCCGCCACCCGATCCTCGGCTACTATCGCATGCACACCGGCGTCGACTGGGCCTATCCGCACGGCACGCCTGTGCTGGCGTCCGGCAACGGCACGGTCGAGAGCGCCGGCTGGAAGGGCGGCTACGGCCGGTACGTCCGCCTGCAGCACAACAACGGCTACGAGACCGGCTACGGCCACTTGTCAGGCTTCGCCAAGGGCATCGCGCCGGGCGTCAAGGTCCGCCAGGGCCAGGTGATCGGCTACGTCGGCTCGACCGGCATGTCGACCGGGCCGCATCTGCACTACGAGGTGCTGATCAATCAGGCCTATGTCGATCCGCTCCGCGTGAAACTGCCGCGCGGCAAGGAGCTCGGCGGCACGATGCTGGCGGACTTCCGCAAGGAGCGCGAACGCATCGACGCGCTGATCTCGAAGTCGACCACGCCGTCGAAGGTCGCCGGCGCGAACTGA
- a CDS encoding MHYT domain-containing protein yields MTVAHQPWLVALSLLMAFQGSYVGLHLARQIGEATGLRHRRLIASSALSLALAIWTMHFIGMLAVDLPVAADFLVLPTLLSFLICVLVVGVAVFIVSPEWVSGRRLVAAALFMGGGIVVMHHLGMLALQKGFHLGHDPFATGVSALIGVAASGMALWLGFGDRAPRSLPGSAALLALGISAMHYTAMSGTSLHPHAVEAVGTQPALSPGLLAVVVSVVAFFVSGLFLLTLVPIRPAPEVAVLSRAAPGGLEAAPPRRETRARRARSPRVPSPRPRPRPVHRLLRPIRRFCRSSAKVSSAVSTSCVSWPCRRKRITRSCSTVKRPGFAL; encoded by the coding sequence ATGACCGTCGCACACCAGCCTTGGCTCGTGGCGTTGTCGCTGCTCATGGCATTCCAGGGCAGTTACGTCGGCCTGCATCTCGCGCGGCAGATCGGCGAGGCGACGGGGTTGCGCCATCGCCGCCTGATCGCCTCCTCGGCGCTCTCGCTCGCTCTGGCGATCTGGACAATGCATTTCATCGGGATGCTGGCGGTCGATCTGCCGGTGGCGGCCGACTTTCTCGTGCTGCCGACGCTGCTGTCCTTCCTGATCTGCGTTCTCGTCGTGGGCGTCGCCGTCTTCATCGTCAGCCCGGAATGGGTGTCCGGGCGCCGCCTCGTGGCGGCGGCGCTGTTCATGGGCGGCGGCATCGTCGTGATGCACCATCTGGGCATGCTGGCGCTGCAGAAGGGGTTTCATCTCGGCCATGATCCGTTTGCGACCGGCGTGAGTGCCCTCATCGGCGTCGCTGCCTCCGGCATGGCGCTCTGGCTCGGCTTCGGCGATCGGGCGCCGCGTTCCTTACCGGGCTCGGCCGCGCTCCTGGCGCTCGGCATCTCGGCAATGCATTACACCGCGATGAGCGGCACCAGCCTGCATCCGCATGCGGTCGAAGCGGTCGGCACCCAGCCGGCTCTATCGCCGGGGCTTCTGGCCGTGGTGGTGTCGGTGGTGGCCTTTTTCGTCTCGGGGCTGTTCCTGCTGACCCTGGTCCCGATCCGCCCCGCCCCCGAGGTCGCCGTTCTGTCGCGGGCTGCGCCGGGCGGCCTCGAAGCGGCCCCTCCGAGGCGGGAGACCCGCGCCCGGCGGGCGCGATCGCCGAGGGTGCCGTCCCCGCGACCTCGGCCACGCCCGGTCCATCGGCTGCTGCGGCCTATCCGAAGGTTCTGCCGGTCGAGCGCGAAGGTCTCAAGCGCAGTCTCGACGTCCTGCGTATCGTGGCCGTGCAGGCGCAAGCGCATTACACGCAGCTGTTCGACGGTGAAGAGACCTGGTTTTGCCCTCTGA
- a CDS encoding LytTR family DNA-binding domain-containing protein: MAVQAQAHYTQLFDGEETWFCPLTISEVEARLDPAEFSRIHRSHIVRLDKIATLKRSGDAGEVLLSTRVPYKVPVARSRNRWLKAQLQGRLIVTS; encoded by the coding sequence GTGGCCGTGCAGGCGCAAGCGCATTACACGCAGCTGTTCGACGGTGAAGAGACCTGGTTTTGCCCTCTGACGATTTCGGAGGTCGAGGCTCGGCTCGATCCGGCCGAGTTCAGCCGCATCCACCGCAGTCACATCGTCCGCCTGGACAAGATCGCCACGTTGAAGCGGTCGGGGGACGCCGGCGAAGTCCTGTTGTCGACGCGGGTGCCCTACAAGGTTCCGGTCGCGCGTTCGCGCAATCGTTGGCTCAAGGCGCAATTGCAGGGGCGTTTGA